A part of Anabas testudineus chromosome 9, fAnaTes1.2, whole genome shotgun sequence genomic DNA contains:
- the LOC113150906 gene encoding trypsin-like: protein MKLCIVLVFALAGAALGSIEKRIVGSKTCDKERHYHVQVSHVDGGRTCGGALLNTRWLITASHCGEQNVKVQLALNSDQSTFQKAKSWFKSLFKGKPKVTEQIIGTKQQFTFKGEDEKPHDIMLIKLNQDVSVKLPVIKLPPVDCAKPEQGKEVKIGGFGAKKAGGKAPDTLKCGVTEISQCGENDKPASQYSSDEASLMCAFKSGVESCSGDAGSAVEYNNLLHGIIISQPADTCASTIVMLNICSYRKWIDETMQKNP from the exons ATGAAGCTTTGCATTGTTCTTGTCTTTGCTCTTGCTG GTGCGGCATTAGGATCCATCGAGAAACGCATTGTGGGGAGTAAAACATGTGACAAAGAGAGGCACTACCATGTCCAGGTGAGCCATGTGGACGGGGGGAGGACCTGTGGAGGCGCTTTACTCAACACCCGCTGGCTCATTACTGCTTCTCACTGTGGTGAACA aaacgTGAAAGTGCAGCTTGCCTTAAACAGTGACCAGTCAACTTTTCAAAAAGCAAAATCTTGGTTTAAGTCTTTGTTTAAAGGAAAACCCAAAGTAACTGAACAAATCATTGGCACTAAACAACAGTTTACCTTCAAAGGGGAGGACGAAAAGCCCCATGACATCATGCTCATAAAACTGAATCAAGATGTGTCTGTTAAACTCCCCGTCATCAAGCTCCCTCCTGTCGATTGTGCTAAACCAGAGCAGGGTAAAGAGGTTAAAATTGGAGGCTTCGGAGCCAAAAAGGCTGGCGGGAAAG CTCCCGACACTCTGAAGTGTGGCGTCACAGAAATCAGCCAGTGTGGTGAGAATGATAAACCTGCCAGTCAGTACTCCAGTGACGAAGCATCTCTCATGTGCGCCTTTAAGTCTGGCGTGGAGTCATGCTCT GGTGATGCAGGTTCAGCTGTGGAGTACAACAATCTTTTACATGGGATCATTATCAGCCAGCCTGCTGATACCTGTGCGAGCACCATTGTAATGCTGAATATCTGTAGCTACAGGAAGTGGATTGATGAAACCATGCAGAAAAATCCATGA